In Pleomorphomonas sp. T1.2MG-36, one genomic interval encodes:
- a CDS encoding HlyD family secretion protein — protein sequence MLLVAFAGTAAVLWAWHLWPFTSTVEVTENAYVRGQVTALASQVSGYVTEVPVRDFQVVKAGDPLVRVDDRIYRQQLEQAVAQLDIAKASLVNVDQTMAQTVATVAVRKASLDQAAAQLAEAKAAYARVSSLAQKGIRAETDLDSAVAALKVAEAGVSAAEANVRLAEAQVRATDVSRSGLTAQVHAAEAAADLARINLGNTVITAPADGQIGESSVRKGQYVTAGTQLMFLVPPTRWIVANYKETQTAHMQVGQPVTIDVDGLDGAALQGTVEELAPATGSEFSVLKADNASGNFTKVVQRIPVRIRLADDQPMAERLRPGMSVIARVETASARPSSSAGGRT from the coding sequence ATGCTGCTCGTGGCGTTTGCCGGCACGGCGGCCGTGTTGTGGGCCTGGCATCTCTGGCCGTTCACCAGCACCGTCGAGGTGACGGAGAACGCCTATGTACGCGGACAGGTGACCGCACTGGCCTCCCAGGTCAGCGGCTACGTGACCGAGGTGCCGGTGCGCGACTTCCAGGTCGTGAAGGCCGGCGATCCCCTGGTCCGCGTCGATGATCGCATCTACCGCCAGCAGTTGGAACAGGCCGTGGCGCAGCTCGACATCGCCAAAGCCTCGCTGGTCAACGTCGACCAGACCATGGCCCAAACCGTCGCCACGGTCGCCGTCCGCAAGGCATCACTCGATCAGGCGGCCGCCCAGCTTGCAGAGGCCAAGGCGGCTTACGCGCGTGTCAGTTCGCTTGCCCAGAAAGGGATCCGTGCCGAAACCGATCTCGACAGTGCCGTGGCCGCCCTCAAGGTCGCCGAGGCCGGCGTGTCGGCAGCCGAGGCCAACGTCAGGCTGGCCGAGGCGCAGGTGCGGGCCACCGACGTGTCACGCTCGGGCCTGACGGCGCAGGTGCACGCCGCCGAGGCGGCCGCCGACCTTGCTCGCATCAACCTCGGCAACACGGTGATCACCGCGCCCGCCGACGGACAGATCGGCGAAAGCTCGGTCAGGAAAGGGCAATATGTGACGGCCGGCACGCAGTTGATGTTTCTGGTGCCGCCCACTCGATGGATCGTTGCCAATTACAAGGAAACGCAGACCGCCCACATGCAGGTGGGCCAGCCCGTCACGATTGATGTGGATGGTCTCGATGGTGCGGCCTTGCAGGGCACTGTCGAGGAACTGGCCCCGGCCACCGGATCCGAGTTCAGCGTTCTGAAGGCCGACAACGCCAGCGGCAACTTCACCAAGGTGGTTCAGCGCATCCCGGTTCGCATTCGCCTGGCGGACGATCAGCCGATGGCGGAGCGTCTGCGGCCCGGCATGTCGGTCATCGCCAGGGTCGAGACGGCGTCGGCGAGACCGTCCTCCTCGGCAGGCGGACGGACGTAA